A window of Sulfurimonas gotlandica GD1 contains these coding sequences:
- the cysK gene encoding cysteine synthase A, with amino-acid sequence MNIAKDVTELIGNTPLVRINKFSNETKTTILGKCEFMNPSSSVKDRIALAMIDAALEDGKINEGTIIVEPTSGNTGIGLAMVCAAKGLNLTLTMPESMSMERRQLLTALGANIVLTPAATGMKGAIDRAAELDAEMPNSFMPQQFNNPANPRMHRKTTALEILRDTDGKIDFLVAAVGTGGSLTGIGEVLKEVNPNIKVIAVEPSNSPVISGGKPGPHKIQGIGAGIIPGVLNTKIFDEVIKVTDEDAFATSKELAKTEGLLVGISSGANVFIARQIAARPENKGKTIVTILCDTGERYLSTSLYS; translated from the coding sequence ATGAACATTGCAAAAGATGTAACTGAGTTAATCGGGAATACTCCATTGGTGAGAATAAATAAATTCTCTAACGAGACAAAGACTACTATTTTAGGCAAATGTGAATTTATGAATCCTTCTAGTTCTGTTAAAGACAGAATTGCTCTAGCGATGATAGATGCAGCTCTTGAAGATGGGAAAATAAATGAAGGAACTATAATCGTTGAGCCTACAAGTGGAAACACTGGAATCGGCCTAGCGATGGTTTGTGCGGCAAAAGGGCTTAACCTAACTCTTACTATGCCAGAGTCAATGAGTATGGAACGAAGACAGCTACTAACAGCACTAGGTGCAAACATAGTACTGACTCCCGCTGCAACAGGGATGAAGGGTGCGATTGACAGAGCGGCTGAACTAGATGCAGAGATGCCAAACAGTTTTATGCCCCAACAGTTTAATAACCCGGCAAATCCAAGGATGCACCGAAAAACGACAGCTCTTGAGATTTTAAGAGATACAGACGGTAAGATAGATTTTTTAGTTGCTGCAGTTGGAACAGGCGGTTCACTGACAGGAATCGGAGAAGTTCTAAAAGAGGTAAATCCTAACATCAAAGTAATTGCAGTTGAGCCTTCAAACTCTCCAGTAATTTCTGGAGGTAAACCAGGTCCACACAAGATACAAGGTATCGGTGCAGGAATAATCCCTGGAGTGCTAAACACTAAGATCTTCGATGAAGTAATCAAAGTAACTGACGAAGATGCTTTTGCAACATCTAAAGAGTTGGCAAAAACAGAAGGTCTACTGGTTGGCATCTCATCAGGTGCAAACGTTTTTATAGCAAGACAGATAGCCGCAAGGCCTGAAAATAAAGGTAAGACAATAGTTACAATCCTGTGTGATACAGGGGAGAGATATCTAAGTACTAGCCTTTATTCATAA
- a CDS encoding RrF2 family transcriptional regulator, which translates to MAIISTKGAYGLTAIIILAKEDNAKLLQIKDIAAKGDIPQNYLEQILVLLKKSGLVESVRGANGGYKLSRDKNNISVYEVLNSLECCMAQTDNKSNDNMLQAFWEDTQEKVKEIFQLSIKELEEFLEKDSKNITYHI; encoded by the coding sequence ATGGCAATTATATCAACTAAAGGTGCTTACGGCTTAACAGCCATAATTATATTGGCAAAAGAAGACAATGCAAAGTTGTTACAGATTAAAGATATCGCGGCAAAAGGTGATATTCCTCAAAACTATCTTGAGCAGATACTTGTTCTTTTAAAGAAAAGTGGTCTGGTTGAGAGTGTTAGGGGTGCAAATGGTGGATACAAACTATCAAGAGATAAAAACAATATAAGTGTATATGAAGTACTAAACTCTTTGGAGTGTTGTATGGCACAAACTGACAACAAAAGTAACGACAACATGTTACAAGCGTTTTGGGAAGATACTCAAGAAAAAGTAAAAGAGATCTTCCAACTCTCAATAAAGGAACTGGAAGAGTTTTTAGAAAAAGACTCTAAGAACATAACATATCATATATAA
- a CDS encoding nitrite/sulfite reductase: MPKETAAQRVERIKTEKSGLDVLRDIHHYAIHDEEPHPEDIDRFKWYGLYTQNTNLQASSDETLYFMLRVKLVQGAINLEQLRVLSSISKEFARGTANFTTRQAIQFHFIRVRDLPEIFYRLKSVGLSTVFAAGDVPRNIVTCPVAGVDEHEIYDVTKVVAQVNDYFDGNKDLANLPRKYKVGISGCSKHCMGHEIQDLSFSAVEFEDGRVLFDVSAGGGLASNKQFALHLGFVEAYKILEVVKAVSIIYRIYGLRDNRKKARLGHLIDAWGLKKFKEEVEASLGFIFEKGAAQEYTPYAKREHFGIHKSKSNGKSFVGCAVNGGNIGAKGLEDLADILEKHGATTIKATTTQNFVAIDVPSDAVNNLVEDLDAIGIDANPNPFKARTISCTGIKFCKFAISETKDAAIDLAEHLHAKFPDFKETVSISLNGCPNSCAHPHIVDIGLLGKKFKDENGETVSGFELVLGGTLEGDKSRFGEKMKLNIKADEVNNTVEKIIASYIKSSKKYIGLFLKDLIDGDEFTIYDLK, translated from the coding sequence ATGCCAAAGGAAACAGCAGCGCAGAGGGTTGAACGTATCAAGACCGAAAAAAGCGGCTTAGATGTGTTAAGAGATATACATCATTATGCTATTCATGATGAAGAACCGCATCCTGAAGATATAGACAGATTTAAATGGTACGGTTTGTATACTCAAAACACAAACCTGCAGGCATCTAGCGATGAGACTCTATACTTCATGTTAAGAGTAAAGTTGGTTCAAGGCGCTATAAACTTAGAGCAATTGAGAGTTTTATCTAGCATCTCTAAAGAGTTTGCAAGAGGAACTGCAAACTTTACAACAAGACAGGCTATACAGTTTCACTTTATTAGAGTGCGTGATTTGCCAGAGATTTTCTATAGACTAAAGAGTGTAGGACTAAGCACTGTTTTTGCAGCGGGTGATGTTCCAAGAAATATAGTCACATGTCCTGTAGCTGGTGTCGATGAACATGAAATATATGATGTAACTAAAGTAGTAGCTCAGGTAAATGACTACTTTGATGGAAACAAAGACTTAGCAAATCTACCTAGAAAATACAAAGTAGGAATCTCTGGATGTTCTAAACACTGTATGGGACATGAGATACAAGATCTCTCATTTTCTGCAGTTGAGTTTGAAGATGGCAGAGTTCTATTTGATGTCAGTGCCGGTGGCGGTCTAGCATCTAACAAACAGTTTGCTTTACATCTGGGATTTGTTGAGGCTTATAAGATTTTAGAAGTTGTAAAAGCCGTATCTATTATATATAGAATTTATGGTCTCAGAGATAACAGAAAAAAAGCCAGATTAGGTCATCTAATTGATGCATGGGGTCTTAAAAAGTTCAAAGAAGAAGTTGAAGCAAGTCTTGGTTTTATTTTTGAAAAAGGTGCAGCACAGGAATACACTCCTTATGCAAAAAGAGAGCATTTTGGCATCCATAAGTCTAAAAGTAATGGCAAATCATTTGTTGGCTGTGCGGTTAATGGCGGAAATATTGGGGCAAAAGGTTTAGAAGACTTAGCAGATATATTAGAAAAACATGGAGCAACAACTATAAAAGCGACAACAACGCAAAACTTTGTTGCTATTGATGTTCCTTCAGATGCTGTTAATAACTTGGTTGAAGATTTGGACGCGATAGGCATAGATGCCAATCCTAATCCATTTAAAGCAAGAACAATATCTTGTACTGGAATCAAGTTTTGTAAGTTCGCAATAAGTGAGACTAAAGATGCAGCTATTGATTTGGCAGAGCATCTGCATGCGAAATTTCCAGACTTTAAAGAGACTGTTAGCATCTCTTTAAATGGATGTCCAAACTCATGTGCGCATCCGCATATAGTAGATATTGGTCTGCTTGGAAAGAAGTTTAAAGATGAAAATGGTGAGACAGTCTCTGGTTTTGAGTTAGTCTTAGGCGGAACCCTAGAGGGTGATAAATCAAGATTTGGAGAAAAAATGAAACTCAATATTAAAGCAGATGAAGTTAATAACACAGTTGAAAAAATAATTGCTTCATATATAAAAAGTTCTAAGAAGTACATTGGTTTGTTTTTAAAAGATTTGATAGATGGTGATGAGTTTACTATCTATGATTTGAAATAA
- the cysN gene encoding sulfate adenylyltransferase subunit CysN — MSKQETKIANDIESYLREHENKQLLRFITCGSVDDGKSTLIGRLLHDSKMIFEDQLAAIKNDTKKSGTTGEEFDLALLVDGLASEREQGITIDVAYRYFATDKRKFIIADTPGHEQYTRNMATGASTADLAIILIDARYGVQTQTRRHSFITKLLGIKHLVIAINKMDLVDFREERYEEIKKDYLEFAKELGLTSDLTLIPMSALKGDNVVNISEKSPWYKGKTLMDTLETIEISSDRDLTHFRLPVQYVNRPNLDFRGFCGTISSGIINVGDSVTVLPSGKSSTVKEIVTYDGNLQSAYAQQAITLTLNDEIDISRGDILVKSDEQPDQASDLDVNIVWMDEEPLTKGKQYFFKRASTVVTGSIDSFYHKTDVNTLEEQSVSKLDLNEIGFARLSLNQSIAFDPYDHIKAMGSFIIIDRITNNTVGAGMIVKKSEQTSKKVINEHSEFEVEFNALVRKHFPHWEAKEIL; from the coding sequence ATGTCAAAACAAGAAACAAAAATAGCTAACGATATTGAGAGTTATTTAAGAGAACATGAAAACAAACAACTGTTGAGATTCATTACTTGTGGTAGTGTTGATGACGGTAAAAGTACGCTAATAGGCAGACTGTTACATGACTCTAAAATGATTTTTGAAGATCAGTTAGCTGCTATAAAAAACGACACTAAAAAGTCTGGAACTACTGGTGAAGAGTTTGACTTGGCACTTTTAGTTGATGGGCTTGCAAGTGAGAGAGAACAAGGTATTACTATCGATGTTGCCTATAGATATTTCGCAACTGATAAGAGAAAGTTTATAATTGCAGATACTCCAGGTCATGAGCAGTACACTAGAAACATGGCGACAGGTGCTTCAACAGCAGACTTAGCAATCATCTTAATAGATGCAAGATATGGTGTTCAAACTCAAACTAGACGTCACTCGTTCATTACAAAACTACTAGGTATTAAGCATCTAGTTATTGCGATAAATAAAATGGACTTGGTTGACTTTAGAGAGGAGAGATATGAAGAGATTAAAAAAGATTATTTGGAATTTGCTAAGGAGTTGGGATTAACATCTGACTTAACGCTTATTCCTATGTCTGCTTTAAAGGGTGACAACGTTGTAAATATTAGTGAGAAGTCTCCTTGGTACAAGGGCAAAACACTAATGGATACATTGGAGACGATTGAGATTTCATCTGATAGAGATTTGACTCACTTTAGACTGCCTGTGCAGTATGTAAATAGACCCAACTTAGACTTTAGAGGTTTTTGTGGGACTATTTCATCTGGAATTATTAATGTCGGCGATTCAGTAACTGTTTTACCATCGGGTAAAAGCTCAACAGTCAAAGAGATTGTTACTTATGATGGCAATTTGCAAAGTGCTTATGCACAGCAAGCCATTACTCTCACTCTAAATGATGAGATAGATATTTCACGTGGAGATATCTTAGTTAAGAGTGATGAACAGCCAGACCAAGCAAGTGATTTAGATGTAAATATCGTTTGGATGGATGAAGAGCCTCTTACAAAAGGCAAACAGTACTTTTTTAAACGTGCTTCAACAGTAGTAACTGGTTCTATTGATAGTTTTTATCATAAAACTGATGTAAACACTTTAGAAGAGCAAAGTGTTAGTAAACTCGACTTAAATGAGATTGGATTTGCAAGATTATCATTAAATCAAAGCATTGCATTTGATCCATACGATCACATTAAAGCGATGGGAAGTTTTATCATCATAGATAGAATTACAAACAACACGGTTGGTGCAGGAATGATTGTAAAGAAGTCCGAGCAAACATCAAAAAAGGTGATAAACGAACACTCAGAGTTTGAGGTTGAGTTTAACGCTCTTGTTAGAAAACACTTTCCTCATTGGGAAGCTAAAGAAATTTTATAG
- the cysD gene encoding sulfate adenylyltransferase subunit CysD gives MIDKEKLTHLKQLEAESIHIMREVISEFENPAMLYSVGKDSAVMLHLAQKAFFPAKLPFPLLHVDTRWKFKEMIEFRDEMAKNLGFELLVHTNPDGIAQDIGPFSHGSAVHTDIMKTQGLKQALNHYKFDAVFGGARRDEEKTRAKERIYSFRDEKHRWDPKNQRPELWNVYNSKVKKGESIRVFPLSNWTELDIWQYIYLEGIPIVPLYLAQKRPVVVRDGVKILVDDDRLPLEVGEVPSLESVRFRTLGCYPLTGAVESTATTLPEIIQEMLLTKTSERQGRVIDNDSAGSMEKKKIEGYF, from the coding sequence ATGATTGATAAAGAAAAATTAACACATTTAAAACAACTAGAAGCCGAGTCAATTCACATAATGAGAGAAGTTATATCTGAGTTTGAGAACCCTGCTATGCTTTACTCTGTAGGTAAAGACTCTGCTGTTATGTTGCATCTAGCGCAGAAAGCTTTTTTCCCTGCGAAGTTACCATTTCCCCTACTTCATGTAGATACGAGATGGAAGTTTAAAGAGATGATTGAGTTTCGTGATGAAATGGCTAAAAATCTAGGATTTGAGCTTTTAGTTCATACAAACCCAGATGGAATAGCTCAAGATATTGGACCGTTTTCTCATGGTTCAGCTGTTCATACAGATATTATGAAAACCCAAGGTCTAAAGCAGGCCCTTAATCATTATAAGTTCGACGCTGTTTTTGGCGGTGCGAGACGTGATGAAGAGAAGACTCGTGCAAAAGAGAGAATCTACTCTTTTAGAGATGAGAAGCACAGATGGGATCCTAAAAATCAGAGACCTGAGCTTTGGAATGTATATAACTCTAAAGTAAAGAAAGGTGAATCAATCAGAGTATTCCCTCTTTCAAACTGGACTGAGCTTGATATTTGGCAATACATTTACCTTGAGGGTATTCCTATTGTTCCTCTTTACCTAGCACAGAAAAGACCTGTTGTTGTAAGAGACGGAGTGAAGATATTAGTTGATGATGACAGATTACCTCTAGAAGTTGGTGAAGTTCCAAGTCTGGAGAGTGTTAGATTTAGAACACTTGGATGTTACCCTCTAACGGGAGCAGTTGAGTCAACTGCAACGACACTTCCTGAGATTATTCAGGAGATGCTACTTACTAAAACAAGTGAGAGACAGGGTCGAGTTATTGATAACGACAGTGCGGGATCAATGGAGAAAAAGAAAATAGAGGGGTACTTTTAA
- a CDS encoding phosphoadenylyl-sulfate reductase, translating into MKDIVNQLNEAFKNSSTLEVLEYLLKLRDKNISLSSSFGAEDQVLTDMMLRIDERANIFTLDTGRLPDETYAVMNETNLRYQIKIKVFFPKAKDIEDLYQKQGANGFYESIENRKSCCFARKIAPLKRALKNVDFWVTGLRSAQSVTREDMKLFEFDETNNVIKVSPLKDWSEEDVWAYIKSYRVPYNKLHKLGYPSIGCAPCTRPVREGGDIRSGRWWWENPEHKECGLHLRSA; encoded by the coding sequence ATGAAAGATATAGTTAACCAATTAAACGAAGCATTCAAAAACTCTTCTACATTAGAAGTGTTGGAATATCTATTAAAACTTAGAGATAAAAATATATCTCTATCTTCTAGTTTTGGAGCAGAAGATCAGGTACTTACAGACATGATGTTAAGAATTGATGAAAGAGCAAATATTTTCACACTTGACACAGGAAGACTTCCTGATGAGACATATGCTGTAATGAATGAGACAAATTTAAGGTATCAAATCAAGATAAAAGTCTTTTTTCCAAAAGCTAAAGATATAGAAGATTTATATCAAAAGCAAGGAGCAAACGGTTTTTATGAATCTATAGAAAATAGAAAGAGCTGTTGTTTTGCCAGAAAGATAGCTCCTCTAAAAAGAGCACTGAAAAATGTTGACTTCTGGGTAACAGGTCTTAGATCTGCTCAAAGTGTGACAAGAGAAGATATGAAACTATTCGAGTTTGATGAGACAAACAATGTTATCAAAGTCTCTCCTTTAAAAGATTGGTCTGAGGAAGATGTATGGGCATATATAAAAAGCTACAGAGTTCCATATAACAAACTTCACAAACTAGGTTACCCAAGTATAGGCTGTGCGCCATGTACGAGACCGGTAAGAGAAGGCGGAGATATAAGAAGCGGTAGATGGTGGTGGGAAAACCCAGAACATAAAGAGTGTGGACTGCACTTAAGATCTGCGTAG
- a CDS encoding DUF2061 domain-containing protein: MKEKAYRSVVKTISWRTVGTIDTIVISYFITGNLAMAASIGSIEVVTKMILYYFHERGWNRVQLGKVQSPDYHI; encoded by the coding sequence ATGAAAGAAAAGGCTTATCGCTCAGTTGTTAAAACGATCTCTTGGAGAACAGTTGGAACGATAGACACTATTGTAATTTCATATTTTATTACCGGCAATTTAGCAATGGCTGCATCTATTGGATCCATTGAGGTTGTAACAAAAATGATTCTCTACTATTTTCATGAAAGAGGATGGAATAGAGTACAACTAGGGAAAGTTCAAAGCCCAGATTATCATATATAG
- a CDS encoding methyl-accepting chemotaxis protein — protein sequence MFNSIAKKVTYIQVVVIVVSMVAFIGYINDYLNSYINKETHLKLDSSVERMVQTMDTYNGALEESATKLYNVFKSNFSDFSITPNERVDVYGVSTPVLVSDGAVINNNFAKIEEFTKLTGAVATVFAKDGDDFVRVSTSLLKIDGKRAMGTYLGGSKSPAFKPIMDKQTYIGNARLFGKDYVTVYSPILSISGDVIGILFIGYDFTDGLKSLSQKINQMKIGENGHFYAINLKTKKYDIHNTSIGTDANSDVAKQIIEKKDGYIAYNEDELSKAVRFKAFTKWNWIVVGEVNLADFEKTNTELRENLIIAATIMTFIITLITWLVVKRVVSSPLNNLIFCTKNLSSGDGDLTRKLDIKGRDEVAEASKGINDFIEKVRILIADAKNLSTENSSISHQLSTTSNEVGKLLEESTTVVKNTTEQAVTIKDEMGNSIEEAKISKDDLEKANGFLTQANQAILELTKDIKISASVEIELAHSIKQLSEDAKQVKDVLLVIGDIADQTNLLALNAAIEAARAGEHGRGFAVVADEVRKLAERTQKSLIEINATIGVIVQSIMDSSEQMTQNSMKVEKLSETAIGVENKINDLSEVMGEAIIMADKTVESYIQTGKDTENIINSISKINELSGKNARSIEEIASAAEHMNAMTETLNTKLSEFKT from the coding sequence ATGTTTAATTCTATTGCAAAAAAAGTTACGTATATACAGGTTGTTGTAATTGTTGTCTCAATGGTTGCCTTTATAGGCTATATAAATGACTATTTAAACAGTTATATAAATAAAGAAACTCATCTAAAATTAGATTCGAGTGTTGAGCGAATGGTTCAAACTATGGATACTTATAATGGAGCATTGGAAGAGAGTGCAACTAAGTTATATAATGTATTTAAAAGTAACTTCAGTGATTTTTCTATTACTCCAAATGAAAGAGTGGATGTGTATGGTGTCTCTACTCCAGTCTTAGTAAGTGATGGTGCAGTTATAAATAATAACTTTGCAAAAATTGAAGAATTTACAAAACTTACAGGTGCAGTAGCTACAGTTTTTGCTAAAGATGGGGATGATTTTGTGCGTGTATCTACATCTTTGTTAAAGATAGATGGAAAAAGAGCAATGGGTACATACCTTGGAGGATCAAAAAGTCCGGCATTTAAACCCATAATGGACAAACAAACATACATAGGTAATGCAAGACTATTTGGAAAAGATTATGTAACTGTCTACTCTCCAATATTGAGTATAAGTGGAGATGTGATTGGTATTTTATTTATAGGTTACGATTTTACAGATGGACTCAAATCTCTCTCTCAAAAGATCAACCAAATGAAGATAGGTGAAAATGGTCATTTCTATGCGATAAACTTAAAAACAAAAAAATATGATATTCATAATACATCAATAGGTACTGACGCAAACTCAGATGTGGCAAAACAGATAATAGAAAAAAAAGATGGCTATATCGCTTATAATGAAGATGAGTTAAGTAAAGCTGTAAGATTTAAAGCTTTTACAAAATGGAACTGGATAGTTGTAGGAGAAGTTAACTTAGCAGATTTTGAAAAAACAAATACAGAGCTAAGAGAGAACTTGATTATAGCTGCTACTATTATGACTTTTATAATTACGCTTATCACGTGGTTAGTAGTAAAAAGAGTAGTCTCTAGTCCTCTAAATAATCTTATATTTTGTACAAAAAACCTTTCAAGTGGAGATGGTGACCTTACCAGAAAACTAGATATTAAGGGACGTGATGAAGTTGCAGAAGCTAGTAAAGGGATAAATGATTTTATAGAAAAAGTAAGAATTCTTATTGCAGATGCTAAGAATCTATCAACTGAAAACTCATCAATATCTCATCAACTCTCAACAACATCAAATGAGGTTGGTAAACTATTAGAAGAATCAACAACAGTAGTAAAGAATACAACCGAGCAGGCAGTTACTATCAAAGATGAGATGGGGAATAGTATAGAAGAGGCAAAAATATCTAAAGATGATTTGGAAAAAGCGAATGGATTTTTAACACAAGCAAATCAAGCAATTTTAGAACTTACAAAAGATATAAAAATAAGTGCCTCAGTTGAAATAGAATTAGCTCATAGTATAAAACAACTAAGCGAAGATGCTAAACAGGTAAAAGATGTACTTTTAGTTATAGGTGATATAGCCGATCAAACAAACTTACTCGCATTAAATGCAGCAATTGAAGCGGCTCGTGCAGGTGAACATGGCCGTGGATTTGCTGTTGTTGCTGATGAAGTTAGAAAACTAGCTGAGAGAACACAAAAAAGCTTAATAGAAATAAATGCCACTATTGGTGTAATTGTTCAATCTATTATGGATTCCAGTGAGCAGATGACACAAAATTCTATGAAAGTAGAAAAATTGAGTGAAACCGCTATAGGAGTTGAAAATAAGATAAATGATCTTTCAGAGGTGATGGGTGAAGCGATTATAATGGCAGATAAAACAGTAGAAAGTTATATTCAAACAGGAAAAGACACTGAGAATATAATTAACAGCATTAGTAAAATAAATGAGCTCTCTGGCAAAAATGCAAGAAGCATTGAAGAGATTGCAAGTGCAGCCGAACATATGAATGCAATGACTGAAACACTTAACACTAAACTATCTGAATTTAAAACTTAA
- a CDS encoding flagellin — protein MKVANAVGTIDVTSQAAAENSIGTIDTALKTVVEQRATLGAAQNKLESTIRNISVTQVNVESAKSQIEDVDFAAESAKFAKFNIIAQSGSYSMSQANAQPQSVMRLLDSAG, from the coding sequence ATGAAAGTTGCAAATGCAGTGGGAACTATAGATGTAACCAGTCAAGCAGCAGCTGAAAATTCGATAGGAACAATAGATACAGCATTAAAAACAGTAGTAGAACAAAGAGCAACATTAGGTGCTGCACAAAATAAACTAGAATCTACTATAAGAAATATATCTGTAACACAGGTGAACGTTGAGAGTGCAAAAAGTCAGATAGAAGATGTAGACTTTGCAGCAGAAAGTGCTAAGTTTGCTAAGTTTAATATCATCGCTCAGTCTGGTTCATATAGCATGAGCCAAGCAAATGCACAGCCACAAAGTGTAATGAGACTACTTGATTCTGCGGGGTAA
- a CDS encoding alkene reductase codes for MNLFSPILIGNHTLKNRIFMAPMTRCRSVEDHIPNDLMATYYAQRASAGLIISEATQISTQGIGYPCTPGIHTLKQIQGWKKTTEAVHDKGGKIFLQLWHVGRISHSAYHDGELPVAPSAIKPTGEVYTLEGMKEYETPRELSVDEIKELVTKYVIGAKNAIEAGFDGVEIHGANGYLIDQFLRDSTNKREDEYGSSIENRSRFLFDIIEDIIKEIGADKVGLRLSPSGTFNDMTDSNPKEHFTYICNELNKYKLAYLHIIDALEGDIRHGANVVELSTLREAYKGILITNGAYDKERGNQTIQNSLADAVAFGALYISNPNLPESFKTNAKLVDADTDTFYTQDEKGYTDYPTLG; via the coding sequence ATGAATCTCTTCTCACCTATTCTAATCGGAAACCATACTTTAAAAAACAGAATCTTCATGGCACCTATGACAAGATGCAGAAGTGTAGAGGATCATATACCAAACGATCTTATGGCTACATATTATGCTCAGAGAGCTTCTGCTGGACTCATCATTAGTGAAGCTACTCAGATTTCAACTCAAGGTATTGGATATCCATGTACTCCAGGCATCCATACATTAAAACAGATACAGGGGTGGAAAAAAACAACAGAGGCTGTACATGATAAGGGCGGTAAAATATTTTTGCAGCTATGGCATGTAGGCAGAATCTCTCACTCTGCATATCATGATGGGGAACTTCCTGTAGCACCATCAGCTATAAAGCCAACCGGTGAAGTCTATACTCTTGAGGGTATGAAAGAGTATGAGACACCACGAGAACTTAGTGTTGATGAGATAAAAGAGCTTGTCACAAAGTATGTAATCGGAGCAAAAAATGCAATAGAAGCAGGATTTGACGGAGTTGAGATTCATGGAGCAAACGGATACTTAATAGATCAGTTCTTAAGAGATTCAACTAACAAAAGAGAAGATGAGTATGGCTCAAGCATAGAGAACAGAAGTCGTTTTTTATTTGATATTATAGAAGATATTATTAAAGAGATTGGAGCAGACAAAGTCGGACTTAGACTATCTCCAAGTGGAACTTTTAATGATATGACAGACTCTAACCCTAAAGAGCACTTTACTTATATATGCAATGAACTAAATAAATACAAACTTGCCTATCTTCATATAATAGATGCACTAGAAGGTGATATACGTCATGGTGCTAATGTCGTAGAGCTATCTACTTTAAGAGAAGCATATAAAGGTATTCTTATTACAAATGGGGCTTACGATAAAGAGAGAGGAAATCAGACTATACAAAACTCTCTAGCAGATGCTGTAGCTTTTGGAGCACTATATATCTCAAATCCTAATCTACCTGAATCTTTTAAAACAAATGCCAAGTTAGTAGATGCAGACACAGATACTTTTTATACTCAAGATGAAAAAGGTTACACAGACTACCCTACTCTAGGATAG
- the adk gene encoding adenylate kinase yields the protein MRIILLGAPGAGKGTQAQFLTKKFNIPQISTGDMLRAAIKAGTDMGKMAKAAMDAGQLVTDEIIIGLVKDRIAEDDCKNGYLLDGFPRTLPQADAVTQAGIVIDAVIEIDVPDSEIVNRMSGRRAHLASGRTYHVTFNPPKVEGKDDETGEDLVQRDDDKAEVVADRLKVYHELTQPLIGYYKDQSTTIDTLTYITVDGTAHISEVEAAITAELG from the coding sequence ATGAGAATTATATTATTAGGAGCACCGGGTGCTGGTAAAGGTACTCAAGCTCAATTTTTAACAAAGAAGTTTAACATTCCTCAGATCTCAACTGGTGATATGTTAAGAGCAGCTATCAAAGCTGGTACAGATATGGGTAAAATGGCTAAAGCAGCTATGGATGCCGGTCAACTTGTTACTGATGAGATTATTATTGGTCTTGTAAAAGATCGTATTGCAGAAGATGATTGTAAAAATGGTTACTTACTAGATGGTTTTCCTCGTACACTTCCTCAAGCAGACGCTGTAACTCAAGCTGGAATCGTTATTGATGCAGTTATCGAGATTGATGTTCCAGATTCAGAGATTGTAAATCGTATGTCAGGTCGCCGTGCTCACTTAGCATCTGGACGTACTTATCATGTTACTTTTAATCCTCCAAAAGTTGAAGGTAAAGATGATGAGACTGGTGAAGATTTAGTTCAACGTGATGATGATAAAGCAGAAGTAGTTGCTGACCGTCTTAAAGTTTACCACGAACTTACTCAGCCACTTATCGGTTACTATAAAGATCAATCAACTACGATTGATACACTGACTTATATTACAGTTGATGGAACAGCTCATATTTCTGAAGTTGAAGCTGCGATTACTGCCGAGCTAGGTTAA